The Blattabacterium cuenoti genome includes the window AGATAACACGACGTTATACCTCTGAATTAATTAAAAAAAATTTTATTGGACCGGGAATAGATGTTCCTGCTCCTGATTATGGAACTGGAGAAAGAGAAATGAGTTGGATTTTTGATACTTTTTTATCTCTTCGTTCTGGAGACGTGGATGCATTAGCTTGTGTTACAGGAAAACCCGTTTCTCAAGGAGGAGTCAGAGGAAGAAAAGAAGCAACAGGATTAGGCGTTTTTTATGGAATAAGAGAATTATGTCATGTGAAAGAAGATATGTATTCTGTTGGTCTTGATGTTGGATTAGTGGGAAAAAAAATTATCATACAAGGATTAGGAAATGTTGGGTATCATGCGGCCACTTTTTTTCATGAATCAGGAGCTCTAATAATAGCTTTAGCAGAAAGGGAAGGTGCTATTTATAATGAAAAAGGATTAAATGTATCCAAAGTTTTTTCACATTTAAAAAACACTGGATCTATATTAAATTTCCCAGAATCAAAAAATATAGAGAATACAGAAAAGGCCTTAGAATTAGAATGTGATATTTTAATACCAGCAGCGTTAGAAAACGTGATTCATAAAAATAATGCGAATCGTATTAAAGCTAAAATTATTGGAGAAGCAGCAAATGGACCTATAACTCCTGAGGCTGATGAAATATTGGAGAAAAAGGGAGTAATTATTGTTCCTGATATTTATTTAAATGCAGGAGGAGTTACTGTTTCTTATTTTGAATGGCTAAAAAATTTAAGTCATGTCCGTTATGGACGTATGGAAAAAAAATTTAGCGAAAATATGAATACAGAATTATTACAAGTTATAGAAACAATATGCAAAAAAAAGATTTTAACAGAAGAAAAAAAAATTATTTTAAGAGGACCAAGAGAAATAGATTTAGTACGTAGCGGATTGGAAGATACAATGATCAATGGATTTCACAAAATCCGTGATTTAAAAAAATCATCAAAAATAGAAAACATGCGTACTGCAGCATTTGTACTAGCTATAAATAAAATTATAGATTCTTATGAAAAACTAGGAATTTTTCCATAACATACTTTATTCTGAAAAAAACGATAAAAATATATTTTTCATGAAGTACAAAAGATTATTATTGAAATTGAGTGGAGAAGCTCTGATGGGAGATAACGAATTCGGACTTCATTCTACTCGTCTTCAACAATATGCTGAAGAAGTAAAAAAAGTCGTGGATATGGGAGCTCAAGTGGCTATAGTTATTGGAGGAGGGAATATATTTAGAGGATTTTCTAGAATAAAGGAAAAAGCTATTAATCGTATTGAAGGAGATTACATGGGGATGTTAGCTACCGTTATTAACGGTATAGCCTTTCAATCATATTTAGAAAATGTAGGAATATGTGCCTATATTCAAACAGCTATTAGAATGGATGAAATTGCGGAACCTTTTGGAAAAGATAGAGCGATACACCATCTTGAAAAAGGAAGGGTTGTTATATTTGTAGCAGGGTTAGGAAATCCTTATTTTACTACAGATACAGCCGCTGTTTTACGTGCTATTGAAATAAAAGCGGATGTATTATTAAAAGGAACCAGAGTAGATGGCATTTACACAACAGATCCAGAAAAAGATAAATATGCTAAAAAACTCAAAAACATATCTTTTGACATGGCATATAAAATGAGAATTCAAGTAATGGATCAAACCGCTTTTATTTTAGGAAATGAAAATGATTTACCGATTATTATTTTTGATATTAATAGAAAAGGAAATTTTAAAAAAGTAATTTCTGGAGAAGAAATAGGAACTATGGTTTCTAAAAAAAAATAAAATTATGGATGAATTAAACAACATTTTTTCCTCTTGCAAGGAAGATATGGAGGCAATTTTGAAAAAACTGAAAAAAGAAATTCATCGTATTCGATTAGGCAGTAAATCTGTCTCTTCTTTTTTAGAAAAAATAAAAATAAAATGTTATGGAACTTTTTTACCACTTATAGAAGTAGCCAATATTTCTATTATAGATAATATGAATATTTCTATTCATCCTTGGGATTGTTCTATTATTTCATCTATAGATAAAGCTATTATTGATGCTAATTTAGGTTTTATTCCGACAAATAAAGGAGATTCTATTCATATACATTTACCTGTAATTACAGAAGAAAGTAGAAAAAATATGATAAAAAAAATCAAGTTACAAACAGAAGATGCAAAAGTTTTTGTAAGAAAAATTAGAAAAAAAAATAATCAACATGTAAAAAAATTAAAGATATCAGAAGATGTTTCTAAAATAGGAGAAAATCGTATACAAAAAATAACGAATGAATATATACAAAAAATAGAAAATTTCTTTCTTCATAAAGAAAAAGAAATATTAAAATGGTAAGAAAATATTCAGTCAAAGAATTATTAAATAAAGGAAAATTTTTCATAAATCAAAAAGTATTAGTTGAAGGATGGATCCGCTCTTTTCGTTCTTCTATTTTCATTATTTTAAATGATGGATCTACAATTAAAAATCTACAAATTATTTTGTCCAAAAAATTGGATAAAATAATTATAAAAAAAATAACAATTGGAAGTTCAATTAGAGTTATAGGGATCGTAAAAAAAAGTATTGGTAAAAAACAATATATTGAACTTCAATCTTTAGATATAACTATATATGAATCAGTAAATCCAGAAATTCTTCAAAAATCTATTTTGCAACCTAAAAAGCATAGTTTTAAAAAACTTCGTGAACAGGCTCATTTACGTTTTCGAACAAACATTTTTAGTTGTATTATGCGAATTCGTCATCATGTTGCTTTTTGTATTCATAAATATTTTCATGAACATGGTTTTTTTTATCTTCATACTCCAATTATTACTACTTCAAATTGTGAAGGAACCGGAAAAATGTTTCAGATTACAACTATGGATTTTAAAAATAAACCAATAGATTATGAAAAAGATTTTTTTAAATGTAAAACTTATCTTAGTGTATCTGGACAATTAGAAGCAGAAACCGCTTCTTTGGGATTAGGAAAGGTGTATACTTTTGGTCCTGTGTTTAGAGCTGAAAACTCCAATACTTCTAGACATTTATCGGAATTTTGGATGATTGAACCGGAAATTGCTTTTTATCACTTAGAAGAAAATATAAATTTAGCTGAAGATTTTTTAAAGTTTATTATCAAATACATTATTGAAAATAGCATAGAAGATTTGGTGTTTTTAAATCAATATTTGGAAAAATGGAACGAAAAGAAAAAAAACTACCTTTTAGAAAAACTAGAACTTATCTTAAAATTTCCATTTAAGAAAATTAGTTATACAGAAGCTGTAAAAATTCTTGATCAAGAAAAAAATGTAAAATTCTTACACCCAATTACTTGGGGAATGGATTTACAATCTGAGCATGAACAATATTTGGTCGATAAATATTTTAAAATTCCTGTAATTGTATTTGATTATCCTTGTAGCATTAAAGCTTTTTATATGCGCATAAATGATGACGGAAAAACTGTTAGAGCTATGGATGTTTTATTTCCTGAAATAGGAGAAATTATTGGAGGATCTCAAAGAGAAGAACGTTATGATATATTATTGAAACGGATGAAAGATACAAATACAGACGAAAATAAACTTTGGTGGTATTTAGATACACGTCGTTTTGGTTCTGTTCCTCATAGTGGATTTGGGTTAGGTTTTGATCGTTTAGTTCAATTTATCACAGGAATGAATAACATTCGTGATGTTATCCCATTTCCTAGGACTCCAAACAATGCAGAATTTTAAAACATGTTGAAACAACAGTTATTACAAAAAGGGCAACATAAGCTTTCTCCACAACAAATCAGATTAATGAAATTAGTTCAATTATCTACTTTAGATTTTGAACAAAGAGTTCAACAAGAATTGGAAGAAAATCCAGCTTTAGAATTAGAAGAAGAAGAAAATTGTTCGGACTTAGAAGAGTATTCGGATACATTAGAAAATGAGGTAAATCTTACAGAAGATCAAAATATTTCACCTGAAATTGATGAATATTTTAGTGATGATGAAATAGAAGATTTTAAAATTAATAGCCAAAATTATACTATGAAAAAGTATATTCCTATTATTTCCGGAATTTCTTTTCAAGAATATTTAAAAAATCAATTGCATACATTTCATTTAAATGAAAAAGATTTATTAATTGCTGATTTTATATTAGGAAATATAGATGATGATGGTTATATTAGAAGAAAAATTACATCTATAGTGGACGATATTTTTCTAATACTTGGAATATTTGTTTCTAAAGAAAAAGTTGAAAAGTTACTTGTAAATTATATACAAAAACTAGATCCTATAGGTGTAGGATCCAGAAATCTACAAGAATGTTTGTTGATTCAATTAGATCAAAAAAAGATCACTCAAGAAGTTTTTTTATCGAAAAAAATCATACAAAATTATTTTGAATCTTTTGTAAAAAAACATTATAAAAAATTACAAAAAAAATTGGGGATAACAAAAAAAAATTTAAAAATAGCTATTGATCAAATAAAAAAATTAAATCCTAAACCAGGTAAAATTTACTCTGATAATACTAAAAATTTGGATCATATTATTCCGGATTTTAATATTTATATTTCAGATGAAAAATTAGAACTTTCTATAAATCAAAGAAATATTCCAGAATTAAAAGTATCATCTTTATATTTAGATATGTTAAGATCTTATAAAAAAAATATAAAGAGAAATGAAAAAACGATTGTGTTTTTAAAACAAAAAATAGATTCAGCAAAATGGTTTGTCGATGCTATAAAACAACGTCAAAATACATTGATGCTTATAATGAATGCTATTATGGATTATCAAAAAGAATATTTTTTAACTGGAAATCCAATTAAAATCAAACCTATGATTTTAAAGAATATTTCCAAAAAAATTGGAGTGGGTATTTCTACTGTTTCGCGTGTAGCTAATAATAAATATGTTAATACACCATATGGAACTTTTTTAATTAAAAGTTTTTTTTCTGAAAAAATGATAAATCAAGAAGGAAAAGAAATTTCTTCCATTGAAATTAAAAAACTTTTAGGAGAATCAATAGATAAAGAAAATAAAAAAAAACCTTTCACTGATGTAAAATTATCCGAAATACTCAAA containing:
- the pyrH gene encoding UMP kinase, translated to MKYKRLLLKLSGEALMGDNEFGLHSTRLQQYAEEVKKVVDMGAQVAIVIGGGNIFRGFSRIKEKAINRIEGDYMGMLATVINGIAFQSYLENVGICAYIQTAIRMDEIAEPFGKDRAIHHLEKGRVVIFVAGLGNPYFTTDTAAVLRAIEIKADVLLKGTRVDGIYTTDPEKDKYAKKLKNISFDMAYKMRIQVMDQTAFILGNENDLPIIIFDINRKGNFKKVISGEEIGTMVSKKK
- a CDS encoding Glu/Leu/Phe/Val family dehydrogenase, with the protein product MSKNQNKTGAYSFFNCIEKNFDKAARFISSIEKGLLEQIKACNAVYRMHFPVKIGKEIRVIEAYRVQHSHHKLPCKGGIRYSIKVNQDEVMTLAALMTYKCAIVDVPFGGAKGGIKIDPQTISAENIEKITRRYTSELIKKNFIGPGIDVPAPDYGTGEREMSWIFDTFLSLRSGDVDALACVTGKPVSQGGVRGRKEATGLGVFYGIRELCHVKEDMYSVGLDVGLVGKKIIIQGLGNVGYHAATFFHESGALIIALAEREGAIYNEKGLNVSKVFSHLKNTGSILNFPESKNIENTEKALELECDILIPAALENVIHKNNANRIKAKIIGEAANGPITPEADEILEKKGVIIVPDIYLNAGGVTVSYFEWLKNLSHVRYGRMEKKFSENMNTELLQVIETICKKKILTEEKKIILRGPREIDLVRSGLEDTMINGFHKIRDLKKSSKIENMRTAAFVLAINKIIDSYEKLGIFP
- the frr gene encoding ribosome recycling factor, which encodes MDELNNIFSSCKEDMEAILKKLKKEIHRIRLGSKSVSSFLEKIKIKCYGTFLPLIEVANISIIDNMNISIHPWDCSIISSIDKAIIDANLGFIPTNKGDSIHIHLPVITEESRKNMIKKIKLQTEDAKVFVRKIRKKNNQHVKKLKISEDVSKIGENRIQKITNEYIQKIENFFLHKEKEILKW
- the asnS gene encoding asparagine--tRNA ligase, which codes for MVRKYSVKELLNKGKFFINQKVLVEGWIRSFRSSIFIILNDGSTIKNLQIILSKKLDKIIIKKITIGSSIRVIGIVKKSIGKKQYIELQSLDITIYESVNPEILQKSILQPKKHSFKKLREQAHLRFRTNIFSCIMRIRHHVAFCIHKYFHEHGFFYLHTPIITTSNCEGTGKMFQITTMDFKNKPIDYEKDFFKCKTYLSVSGQLEAETASLGLGKVYTFGPVFRAENSNTSRHLSEFWMIEPEIAFYHLEENINLAEDFLKFIIKYIIENSIEDLVFLNQYLEKWNEKKKNYLLEKLELILKFPFKKISYTEAVKILDQEKNVKFLHPITWGMDLQSEHEQYLVDKYFKIPVIVFDYPCSIKAFYMRINDDGKTVRAMDVLFPEIGEIIGGSQREERYDILLKRMKDTNTDENKLWWYLDTRRFGSVPHSGFGLGFDRLVQFITGMNNIRDVIPFPRTPNNAEF
- the rpoN gene encoding RNA polymerase factor sigma-54 — translated: MLKQQLLQKGQHKLSPQQIRLMKLVQLSTLDFEQRVQQELEENPALELEEEENCSDLEEYSDTLENEVNLTEDQNISPEIDEYFSDDEIEDFKINSQNYTMKKYIPIISGISFQEYLKNQLHTFHLNEKDLLIADFILGNIDDDGYIRRKITSIVDDIFLILGIFVSKEKVEKLLVNYIQKLDPIGVGSRNLQECLLIQLDQKKITQEVFLSKKIIQNYFESFVKKHYKKLQKKLGITKKNLKIAIDQIKKLNPKPGKIYSDNTKNLDHIIPDFNIYISDEKLELSINQRNIPELKVSSLYLDMLRSYKKNIKRNEKTIVFLKQKIDSAKWFVDAIKQRQNTLMLIMNAIMDYQKEYFLTGNPIKIKPMILKNISKKIGVGISTVSRVANNKYVNTPYGTFLIKSFFSEKMINQEGKEISSIEIKKLLGESIDKENKKKPFTDVKLSEILKKKGYLVARRTIAKYRDQMHIPVARMRKNL